The Candidatus Angelobacter sp. region GCATGATGCGGACACTGGAGGGTAACGGGTACCTCGCGGGGGAGTTCATTTCGGCGCTCACGGTCGCGACGTTTATACTCCTGCCCATCGCGTGCATCCTGCTGCCGCTCTACGTTTCGCTGATCGGCGGTGATCTGGTGGCGAAGGAGGCAGAAGACGGGACTTTGCGGATGATTCTATCGCGGCCGATTTCGCGCCTGCGGTTGCTGCTGCTGAAATGGCTGGCGGGCGCGATTTTCTCCCTGATCCTGGTGCTGGCGCTGGGTTTATTCGGGGGCGTCTTCGGTTCGCTCTGGTTTCCGTGGAAAGGTCTGTTTGTGTTCATTCCCGGCGAACTATTCAGTGTGTTCGACGCCCGGGGAGGGCTGGAACATTACGGGGCGGCTCACCTGCTCATGGTTGCAAATGCCTTCACCATCATGGGACTGGCGTTCATGTTTTCGTGCTTCAACGTCAAACCGGCAGCGGCAACCATACTCGCGCTCTCGTTCGTGTTCGTCAGTTTTATCATGCAGAATATTCCCTACTTTCACGACCTGCAGCACTGGTTCCTCACCTATCACCTGAACGTCTGGCGGTTTATGTTCGCTCAACCCATTCCGTGGTGGAGGGTTGGTGAATCGCTCAGCGTTCTCCTGGGATTCAACCTGACGTTTCTGGTCGTCGGCGTGACCGCGTTTCAAGTGCGCGATATCAAGTCATGACTTGATTTGCGGTCCGGGCCGCGATCAACGGGGTTGACGGAAAGCCCCGCGTCCGGGACACGAGCCCACGATGAGTTCCGGCGCCGAGGATCAGCCTCCTCCGCTGGCAAGCTCCTCGTTGGTGGCTACATTGAAGATCTTGAACTGTTCCGCATGCAGCGCAGGATCAGAACGGAAAAGCAGTTTGCCAAAGTAGCGTTTCTCCATTTCAGTGATCAATTTCTCGTCCTCCGTCCGCAGCCGCTGGAGGACGCTGGGATGGACGACAATGCGCAGCTGGAAGTCGGACTCGTCGCGCGAGCGTTTCTTCAGGATTTCGCCGAGCTTGCGCTGGATTTCCACGCTCATGGTGAGGGAGCTCTTCACCTTGCCGCGGCCTTTGCAATACGGGCAGTCATCGTACACCGACGCACGCACGCTTTCAGTGTGGCGCTGGCGTGTCATTTCCATCAGGCCAAGCTGTGAAATGGGCAGGATGTGCGTCTTGGCGCGGTCCCGTTTGAGCCCTTCTTTCACGCGTTGATAGACGGATTGCTGGTCGCGGCGGGATTTCATGTCGATGAAATCGAGCACGATCAGACCGCCCATGTTGCGCAGGCGGAGCTGGCGGCAGATTTCGTCCGCGGCTTCCAGGTTGACCCGGACGATTGTGGACTCCTGGTCCTTGCTGCTTTTGTGCCTGCCGGTGTTGACGTCGATGGCGACAAGCGCCTCGGTTTCGTCAATGACAATATAGCCGCCGCTCTTCAAATGGACCTGCCGGGCGAAAGCGGATTCAAGCTGGCGCGTGATGCTGAACCGGTCGAACACCGGCTGCGAGTCGGTGTACAGTTTGACCTTGGAAATTGACCGCTTGGAAATACGCCCGATCATTTCGCGAACGCGGTCATATTGTCGCGGGCTGTCGATGACAATGCGCTCGACGTCCTCGGTGAGGAAGTCGCGCACGGTGCGCTCGATCAATTCAGGTTCCTGGAACACGCAGGTGGCCGAGGGCTGGCGGTTGATCTTTTCCTGGATTTGCTTCCACTCATCGATCAGCAGCGCCAGGTCGCGCACGAAGTAGCGTTTTTGCTGACCTTCACCGACGGTGCGGATGATGACTCCCATGCCTTCGGGAATGCTGAGTTCCCGCAAGGTTTTTTTCAGGCGCTGGCGTTCCTCATGATTTTCGATTTTGCGGGAGATGCCGCTTTGGTCGGAATTGGGGAGCAGCACCAGATAACGCCCGGGCAGGGCAAGGTTGGTCGTCACTCGGGGGCCCTTGGTGCCGATTGGCCCCTTGGTCACCTGCACGATGATATCACTGCCGGGCGGGTAAAGGCGTGGAATGTCCCGCTGCGTGATGCGCGGTTTGTCGCGTTTGCGCCCTTCGCGCTCCACGATCTCGACGCTGCTGTCAAAATTACTGGGAACGATGTCCCAATAGTGCAGGAAGGCGTTCTTCTCGAAACCGATGTCCACAAAGGCGGCTTTCAGGCCGTCTTCGAGGTTTTTGACCTTGCCCTTGAAGATGCTGCCGACAAGGCGCTCATCGCTGGTGCGTTCAATGGTGAACTCCTCGAGCTTGCCTTCTTCGAGCACGGCGACGCGCGTCTCAAGCGACTCGGCGTTGATGATGACCTCCTTGTGAATCTTCTTCTCGGGTTTGATGAATTTCTGGACCTTCTTAATGACCCGGTTGGCGACCACCTTGATCGCGTCAACGATGCCCTGCGGCGGCTGTTCTTTAACCTTCACCGGCTCGTAGCCGGCGTCGTCTTCCTTTACCTCGGCCGGGATGGCCAGGTCTGGCTCGCGAAAATCACGCTTTCTCACTTCGCCCGGTCCGGGCGGCGCCGCAGCGGAGGCGTCAGCCGGGAGTCCGGCGGCAATGTTTTCCGACCGCTGGATTTCGCGTTCGTGACGGGCCCTGTCGAAGACGGATTCCTCGCTCGGTTTTTCGCCGAGCGCCTGGGCGCGGGCCTCGCTGGCGGCACGGTCCGGACGCTGGACCTGGGATGACATTCCGCCGCTGGGGCGGAACCGGTGACCGCCGCGACGGCGGCGGGAAAAGTTTCTTTCACTCATACTCAATAGTTTCTCCGATAGAGGTGCACGTTTTGCAGGATGCCTGCGGCGATCAACGAGCAAATCACTGAAGATCCGCCGTAACTGAGCAGCGGCAGTGGAATGCCCGTCACGGGCATCAAGCGAATGTTCATGCCGATATTGATGAAGACATGACTGAAGAGCAGTGTGACCACTCCCACCGCCAGCAATTTGCCCAGGCGGTCGCGCGCCTGGCCGGCAATGCGGATTCCGGTGAACAAAACCACGGTGTAGAGGGAGAGGACGAGCACACTGCCCAGGAAACCTTTCTCCTCGGCAATCACAGAGAAAATAAAGTCGTTGTGGGCGACGACGGGCGGCAGGTAACCGAGCGCGATCTGCTGGCCCTGGCGCCACCCTTTGCCCCAGAAACCGCCCGAACCGACCGAAATCAGCGCCTGTCGGACGTTCCAGGAATCATTGCGTTCCTGCAGTCGAGCCTTCTGGCGTTCGGTTTCGGTGTTCTTGTCGGCGGCGAAATCGCGGCCGAAATAAACCCACAACCGTCGCCGCTGGTAATCCTCCAGCTTGATCTGCCAGTTGGACGGCGCGAACAAAATGTCCGCCAGCAAGAGCGCCACCAGAACTCCGACCGTGCCGACCAGGCGCAGCAGAAAACGGGGCGGGACGCCGGCCACGTAGGTCATTACCAGGCCGACCGGCAGGAGCACCAGGGAGGAGCCAAGGTCCGGCTCCTTCAAAATGAGCAGGAATGGCAGAAGCGTGAGCCCCACGGCCTTTACGAAGACATACGGCTGGCGCAGCTCCTCACCCGGGCGGCTTAGAAAATGGGCCTGGATAAAAATGAACGAGAGTTTTGCAAACTCCGATGGTTGTAACTGGAAAAAGCCCAGGTCAATCCACCTTCGCGCGCCAAGACGGTAGGCACCGATGTGCGGAAGCAACACAGCGATCAACAGCAGAATCGTGCCCCAGTAGGCGATGAGCGCCCAGCGGGACAACGAATGATAGTCAACCAGGCAGACGGCAATCGCGCCGCCGATCCCCATCGCGTACCAGATGATCTGGCGGACATAAAACGCGTTATACCAGGCGGTGGTTTCCGTCGGCGGTTTGGCGCTGTAAATGAACGACACGCCGATGACCATCAGACCGAGAACGGCCACGATCATCTGCCAGTCCACGCGCGATTGACGCTCGTTGAGGTGCGGTTCAAACATGACTAATTCTTTGCCAAAGATTCCGGTTTTTTTGACTTCGGTCCAGATTCACGCTTCTGCAACACGCGGTAGATCTGTTGCGCCAGCGGGGCGCACGTTTCGCCCCCGGATCCACTCATGCCTTCATCGCGCTCAACCATCACAATGACCGTGTAGCGCGGATGTTCATAAGGCGCGAAGGAGGCAAACCAGACTGTATGGCCGACAATTTTGCGCCCTTGCATAATCTGGGCCGTCCCGGTCTTGGCGCAAATCTGCATGCCTGGCACAAAAGCGCGCTTGCCGGTGCCGTCGGGATCATGCACGTCGGCGTGCATGGCCTCACGGATGATGTCGAGACTGCGGCGACTCACATTCAAATTGTCCCGCACCCGGGCGGTCGGATAGTTGACTGGTTGATTGTCGCTGAACGGATCCTGCGGCTCGATGCGGGCGACGAGACGCGGCCAATAAACCGTGCCGCCGTTGGCAATGGCCGAGATCAACACGGCCACCTGCAACGGCGTGACGGCAATTTCACCTTGGCCGATGCACAGGTTTGCAGTGTTCCCGTCGAACCATGCCCCTCCCATGTTGGCCTGTCGCCATTCGCGCGTCGGCAGGGTGCCCGCGGAGTCCTGCCAGGTCGGGACTCCGCTGCGTTCGCCGAGGTGAAGGCGCTTGCCGATTTCCAGAATGCGGTCCACACCCGCTTTGAGTCCGTTGGTGATGAAATAGGTATTGCTTGATTTGATGAGGGCGCGTTGGAAGTCATACTCGCCCGGGGAGGCAAGATCCCTGACCTTGTGCCGCCCCACGAAAATATGACCATGCCAGGGTTCCGCCGGGTCGGGCGGATTAAAGATCTTTTCCTTCGGATTCAATCCGGCTTCGAGCGCAGCCATGGCAACCACGGTTTTGAAAATCGAGCCCGGCTCGTAGACGCCGGCGGTGGCGCGGTTGATTTGCGGGCGCAGCTTCGGATCATCCAACGCGTGAAACTCGTCGCTGGAAAGACCTTGAATGAATTCGTTGGGGTCGAACGTCGGGCTCGATGCGACGGCGAGCAAGTCGCCATTCGTCGGGTCCATGACCACGACCGCTCCCCGCGTATGCGCTCCCTCGGGGCCCGAGCGCAGGGCCTGTTCCGCGGCCTTTTGAATCTCCAGGTCGATTGTCAGATGGACGTTCTGGCCCGCGTCAGCCGCGTTCCATATGTTCTCGGACTGGCGATAGCCAAGACTGTTGACAAGAACTGATTTGGCACCCGTCTTTCCGCGCAATTGCTCGTCCAACGCGCCCTCAACACCGGTGGCGCCCTTGAAATCCGGCATCCGGTAATTGAAGAAAATGTCCTCGTCCGCGGCCGAGTCGCTGCGGAGCAGGTAGCCGATCAGGTGCGCGGCCGTGGAGTGGTGCGGATAAACACGCACTGGTTGAACGTCGAGGTCAAAGCCGGGGAGACTCGCGGATTGCTCCGCAAACAGGGCGACTCGTTGTGGGTTCAGGTCTTGCAGGACCGGCATCGGCAGAAAGAGGCGCTGGCCGTAGTGTTCGAGAAACTGTTTTTCATTCAACGCCTGCGGCAGCTGCAGGAAGGACGTGACACGCCATACGAGGTTGCTGACGACCCGATGACGGGTCAGTTTGCCCAGTTCAATTCGCTGATTGCGCGTCAGTCGCGCCTTTTTGTTCGTTCGCGTAATCTGGGCGGTGATCCAATTCAAATTATTGCTGTACGCGCTCTGGAAATAAGGGCGTAACTCGTCGAGGTAGAGATTGACATTGTAGCTGGGACGATTTTCCGCAAGCGCGATGCCGCCGGCATCAAAAATCTTCCCGCGAATCGCCGGAATACGCACCGTGCGAAACGACTGGTTGATCTGACTGGTCCGGTAACGTCGGGCTGAAAGCACCTGAACATACCACAATCCGACGAGCAGGATGCCCAGCCCGGACAAGACGCAGGCGGCCAGCACCTGCAACTGCCGGTCGCTTTTTCTGAGTTGGTCGAAGATCAGCATTCTGTCTCAGTAATCCACATGGGGGCCGCGGTCACGTTTGATCTCACGGTCCGGACGGAAGCTTGTCTGCGATTGCGGTCGATAGTTGAACGCCCGGTTGAAACGGTCGAAGAAATGGAAGAGCACCGGTGTGAACATCGCGCCGCCCAGCGCCATGACCAGCCACTGCCATAACGACGACCAGCTCAAGAGCGGATCCGCGCCCGCGCCGATCAGTGACAATACGGTGAGCAGCGGCACAACGGCGCTCGCAGTCAGACCCAGCATGAACTGCGCGTAAATCTGCTCGCGCAAAATCAAATCACGGCAATAATGAATGACCAAACCGACGACGAACAACGGCAGCACGCTGATTCCGAGTGGATTCGCGGAGAGAGAATCGAACCAAAACCCGCCCAGAGTCGTCACCAGCGCGACGGTTGACAGGGTGGTGCTCAAACTCGCATAGACCACCAGGGCCGGCAAAAGGTCGATCTGAGCGCCGAGCAGGGTTCGCAGGCCGCGAAAGTAGGATTCCGCAAAGACCGCCAGAAAAGCGACCAGCAGAATCGCCAGAGTGTTCAACCAGTTCATTGTAGCAGCACCCACACCTCTTCCAGGCGATCAAGGTTCACCGCCAGTTTCACGCGGGCCTCGAGATTCAGCCCAAAGTCGTTGGTTCGCACGTCCACGATTTGACCGACCAGAATTCCCTTTCGAAAAATGCCACCGTCACCGCTGGTCAGCACCGACTGGCCCGGCTTCAACAAGCTGCCGCCGGGGACGTAAACCAGGTCCACGAGCGTCCGGTCCAGGGTGGAAGGGCTCGGTT contains the following coding sequences:
- a CDS encoding ABC transporter permease subunit, which encodes MFYLQLRNELWKLFGKKRTYIGFLMFLLAQNVIILIFRFTNGPRVSMMRTLEGNGYLAGEFISALTVATFILLPIACILLPLYVSLIGGDLVAKEAEDGTLRMILSRPISRLRLLLLKWLAGAIFSLILVLALGLFGGVFGSLWFPWKGLFVFIPGELFSVFDARGGLEHYGAAHLLMVANAFTIMGLAFMFSCFNVKPAAATILALSFVFVSFIMQNIPYFHDLQHWFLTYHLNVWRFMFAQPIPWWRVGESLSVLLGFNLTFLVVGVTAFQVRDIKS
- a CDS encoding Rne/Rng family ribonuclease, which produces MSERNFSRRRRGGHRFRPSGGMSSQVQRPDRAASEARAQALGEKPSEESVFDRARHEREIQRSENIAAGLPADASAAAPPGPGEVRKRDFREPDLAIPAEVKEDDAGYEPVKVKEQPPQGIVDAIKVVANRVIKKVQKFIKPEKKIHKEVIINAESLETRVAVLEEGKLEEFTIERTSDERLVGSIFKGKVKNLEDGLKAAFVDIGFEKNAFLHYWDIVPSNFDSSVEIVEREGRKRDKPRITQRDIPRLYPPGSDIIVQVTKGPIGTKGPRVTTNLALPGRYLVLLPNSDQSGISRKIENHEERQRLKKTLRELSIPEGMGVIIRTVGEGQQKRYFVRDLALLIDEWKQIQEKINRQPSATCVFQEPELIERTVRDFLTEDVERIVIDSPRQYDRVREMIGRISKRSISKVKLYTDSQPVFDRFSITRQLESAFARQVHLKSGGYIVIDETEALVAIDVNTGRHKSSKDQESTIVRVNLEAADEICRQLRLRNMGGLIVLDFIDMKSRRDQQSVYQRVKEGLKRDRAKTHILPISQLGLMEMTRQRHTESVRASVYDDCPYCKGRGKVKSSLTMSVEIQRKLGEILKKRSRDESDFQLRIVVHPSVLQRLRTEDEKLITEMEKRYFGKLLFRSDPALHAEQFKIFNVATNEELASGGG
- the rodA gene encoding rod shape-determining protein RodA — encoded protein: MFEPHLNERQSRVDWQMIVAVLGLMVIGVSFIYSAKPPTETTAWYNAFYVRQIIWYAMGIGGAIAVCLVDYHSLSRWALIAYWGTILLLIAVLLPHIGAYRLGARRWIDLGFFQLQPSEFAKLSFIFIQAHFLSRPGEELRQPYVFVKAVGLTLLPFLLILKEPDLGSSLVLLPVGLVMTYVAGVPPRFLLRLVGTVGVLVALLLADILFAPSNWQIKLEDYQRRRLWVYFGRDFAADKNTETERQKARLQERNDSWNVRQALISVGSGGFWGKGWRQGQQIALGYLPPVVAHNDFIFSVIAEEKGFLGSVLVLSLYTVVLFTGIRIAGQARDRLGKLLAVGVVTLLFSHVFINIGMNIRLMPVTGIPLPLLSYGGSSVICSLIAAGILQNVHLYRRNY
- the mrdA gene encoding penicillin-binding protein 2, giving the protein MLIFDQLRKSDRQLQVLAACVLSGLGILLVGLWYVQVLSARRYRTSQINQSFRTVRIPAIRGKIFDAGGIALAENRPSYNVNLYLDELRPYFQSAYSNNLNWITAQITRTNKKARLTRNQRIELGKLTRHRVVSNLVWRVTSFLQLPQALNEKQFLEHYGQRLFLPMPVLQDLNPQRVALFAEQSASLPGFDLDVQPVRVYPHHSTAAHLIGYLLRSDSAADEDIFFNYRMPDFKGATGVEGALDEQLRGKTGAKSVLVNSLGYRQSENIWNAADAGQNVHLTIDLEIQKAAEQALRSGPEGAHTRGAVVVMDPTNGDLLAVASSPTFDPNEFIQGLSSDEFHALDDPKLRPQINRATAGVYEPGSIFKTVVAMAALEAGLNPKEKIFNPPDPAEPWHGHIFVGRHKVRDLASPGEYDFQRALIKSSNTYFITNGLKAGVDRILEIGKRLHLGERSGVPTWQDSAGTLPTREWRQANMGGAWFDGNTANLCIGQGEIAVTPLQVAVLISAIANGGTVYWPRLVARIEPQDPFSDNQPVNYPTARVRDNLNVSRRSLDIIREAMHADVHDPDGTGKRAFVPGMQICAKTGTAQIMQGRKIVGHTVWFASFAPYEHPRYTVIVMVERDEGMSGSGGETCAPLAQQIYRVLQKRESGPKSKKPESLAKN